The region TGGCGCGGCGTTCTACGGTTGGTTCCTCTCATTGGTGGCTACACCTGTGCTGATGGGTTTGCGCGCTGCTCTCGTTGTTACACCTACACAGGCGCGGACAACGGTACCTGGATCCGTGGATACCGGTGGTGCTGTCTATTCCGATGACGTGCGAGAACGCTACAGACGCTACGGTATGTTGAATCGCATCACAGAAAAAGCGAACCACTATGAAGTTGAAATTGAGTTTCCCAGATGGGTACCTAATTCCGTTAGTAAAGAGACGTACAATCTGCCGGATCGCATGCCTGACTACACTTATGAAATTAATCTCAGTTCACCTTATGTGCCTGGTGAAACCCCTGCCCCTGAAAGTGTTTTAACTGTTCAGACTCAGTTGGATGATCCGAGATTCGCTCCCATATTAGGGCGCGCAAGTTCGTTCCCAAACGGCTTCACGAATATCCTACCGCTCACAGGACAACCGGAGGATTTTCAAGCGATTTATCGGGATAAAGTACTAACGATTGTTGTTGCCAAAAATGGCAGTTGTGACGCGCTCGGACTTGAGCCGACCATCCATTACGCCAAGCTCAAGGGGTAGTGAAACCGATTAGAGACTATGGTTGATAAAGAGACGCTTGCCGCTTGGGATAAGCGTTATCTCTGGCACCCATTTACACAAATGCAGGATTGGTTGACAGAGGAACCGGTCATTATTGCGCGCGGTGAAGGGTGCTATCTCATTGATGTTGATGGAAATCGGTATATTGATGGTGTGGCTTCTATGTGGACGAACGTCCATGGACACAATCATCCTGAGTTGAACATTGCACTCAAAACACAGGTGGATAAGGTTGCTCATAGCACGTTGCTCGGTTATAGCAACATTCCCGCGATTGAACTCGCAAAAAAATTAGTAGAACTCACGCCGGTAGGACTCAATAAGGTATTTTATTCCGATAACGGTTCAACCGCCGTCGAAATTGCCTTAAAGATGGCGTATCAGTACTGGCAGCACAAGGGTGAACCGCAACGGAAACTGTTTGTTCATTTTGATAAAGCATACCACGGCGATACGATAGGGGCTATGAGTATCGGCGGTATTGATAGTTTTCACACGACCTTTGATTCCCTCCTTTTCAAAGGGATCCGTGTATTTGCTCCTGAAACCTATCGTTCCGGCAATACCAATGACTCGGCGATTAAAACGCAATGGCTCAATGCGGTGGAAAATGTCCTCACTGAGCATAGCGGGCAAATTGCGGGTATCATTTTGGAGCCCTTAATTCAGGGCGCGGGTGGTATGCTTCTCTCACCGAGAGGGTTTTTGAAAGAACTCTCTGTATTGGCGAAACGGTCGAAGACACTTCTCATCGTTGATGAAGTGATGACCGGATTTGGGCGGACAGGTAAAATGTGGGCATGTGAACACGAAGCCGTTACACCTGACCTCTTATGCACAGCAAAAGGGCTCGCAGCGGGTTACCTCCCTCTCGCTGCGACGTTAGCCACGGATGAAATCTATAACGCCTTCCTCGGCGAATATAGAGACCTCAAAACCTTTTTCCACGGACATACCTTCACTGGCAATCCCTTAGCATGTGCTGTCGCGTTAGAAAATATCGCTATTTTCGAGCGCGAAGACCTGCTTTCCCGACTCCAACCTACTATTAAGCACTTCAACAATCGGCTCCAAGAATTTTACAGACTTACGCATGTCGGTGATGTACGTGTGTGCGGACTTGCAGCAGGTGTAGCGTTAATGAAAAACCCAGATACCAATACACCTTATCCCTTTGCGGAGAAGGTAGGTATCCGGGTTTGTAAAGAGGCTCTCACTCGTGGCGCAATACTCCGTC is a window of Candidatus Poribacteria bacterium DNA encoding:
- the bioA gene encoding adenosylmethionine--8-amino-7-oxononanoate transaminase, whose amino-acid sequence is MVDKETLAAWDKRYLWHPFTQMQDWLTEEPVIIARGEGCYLIDVDGNRYIDGVASMWTNVHGHNHPELNIALKTQVDKVAHSTLLGYSNIPAIELAKKLVELTPVGLNKVFYSDNGSTAVEIALKMAYQYWQHKGEPQRKLFVHFDKAYHGDTIGAMSIGGIDSFHTTFDSLLFKGIRVFAPETYRSGNTNDSAIKTQWLNAVENVLTEHSGQIAGIILEPLIQGAGGMLLSPRGFLKELSVLAKRSKTLLIVDEVMTGFGRTGKMWACEHEAVTPDLLCTAKGLAAGYLPLAATLATDEIYNAFLGEYRDLKTFFHGHTFTGNPLACAVALENIAIFEREDLLSRLQPTIKHFNNRLQEFYRLTHVGDVRVCGLAAGVALMKNPDTNTPYPFAEKVGIRVCKEALTRGAILRPLVNTIVLMPPLQMSISALDALLDIVYASIAAVTA